From one Macaca nemestrina isolate mMacNem1 chromosome 3, mMacNem.hap1, whole genome shotgun sequence genomic stretch:
- the CXCL10 gene encoding C-X-C motif chemokine 10 precursor (The RefSeq protein has 3 substitutions and aligns at 93% coverage compared to this genomic sequence) gives MNQTAILICCLVFLTLSGIQGIPLSRTVRCTCISISNQPVNPRSLEKLEIIPPSQFCPHVEIIATMKKKGEKRCLNPESKAIKNLLKAVSEKKSKRPP, from the exons ATGAATCAAACTACCATTCTGATTTGCTGCCTTGTCTTTCTGACTCTAAGTGGCATTCAAG GAATACCTCTCTCAAGAACTGTACGCTGTACCTGCATCAGCATTAGTAATCAACCTGTTAATCCAAGGTCTTTAGAAAAACTTGAAATTATTCCTCCAAGTCAATTTTGTCCACATGTTGAGATCAT TGCTACAATGAAAAAGAAGGGTGAGAAGAGGTGTCTGAATCCAGAATCTAAGGCCATCAAGAATTTACTGAAAGCAGTTAGCAAGGAAA
- the LOC105477264 gene encoding C-X-C motif chemokine 11 isoform X2 encodes MSVKGMAIALAMILCTTVVQGFPMFKRGRCLCIGPGVKAVKVADIEKASIIYPSNNCDKIEVIITLKENKGQRCLNPKSKQARLIIKLKERIFKNIKTYEVLEKRI; translated from the exons ATGAGTGTGAAGGGCATGGCTATAGCCTTAGCTATGATATTGTGTACTACGGTTGTTCAAG GTTTCCCTATGTTCAAAAGAGGACGCTGTCTTTGCATAGGCCCTGGAGTAAAAGCAGTGAAAGTGGCAGATATTGAGAAAGCCTCCATAATTTACCCAAGTAACAACTGTGACAAAATAGAAGTGAT TATTaccctgaaagaaaataaaggacaaCGATGCCTAAATCCCAAATCGAAGCAAGCAAGACTTATAATCAAA ttgaaagaaagaatttttaaaaatatcaaaacatatGAAGTCCTGGAAAAGAGGATTTGA
- the LOC105477264 gene encoding C-X-C motif chemokine 11 isoform X1, whose protein sequence is MSVKGMAIALAMILCTTVVQGFPMFKRGRCLCIGPGVKAVKVADIEKASIIYPSNNCDKIEVIITLKENKGQRCLNPKSKQARLIIKKVERKNF, encoded by the exons ATGAGTGTGAAGGGCATGGCTATAGCCTTAGCTATGATATTGTGTACTACGGTTGTTCAAG GTTTCCCTATGTTCAAAAGAGGACGCTGTCTTTGCATAGGCCCTGGAGTAAAAGCAGTGAAAGTGGCAGATATTGAGAAAGCCTCCATAATTTACCCAAGTAACAACTGTGACAAAATAGAAGTGAT TATTaccctgaaagaaaataaaggacaaCGATGCCTAAATCCCAAATCGAAGCAAGCAAGACTTATAATCAAA AAAgttgaaagaaagaatttttaa
- the LOC105477382 gene encoding large ribosomal subunit protein eL36-like, whose translation MTLYYPIVGLNKGHKVTKNVSKPRHNHRGRLTKHTKFVWDMIPEVCGFTPNEWRGMELLKVSKVKRALKFIKKRVGTNICPKRRQEELSNVLTAMRKAAAKD comes from the coding sequence ATGACTCTGTACTACCCTATAGTGGGCCTCAATAAGGGCCACAAGGTGACCAAGAACGTGAGCAAGCCCAGGCACAACCACCGTGGGCGCCTGACCAAACACACTAAGTTTGTGTGGGACATGATCCCAGAGGTGTGTGGCTTCACCCCTAACGAGTGGCGTGGCATGGAGTTACTGAAGGTCTCCAAGGTCAAACGGGCCCTCAAATTCATCAAGAAAAGGGTAGGGACAAACATCTGCCCCAAgagaaggcaggaggagctgagcAACGTCCTGACCGCCATGAGGAAAGCAGCTGCGAAGGACTGA